GAAGAGGCCAGGCAAGCGGTAAATGAAGAAGAAAAAGATTGGAAAAATTCTATCCTTAAACAGCGTAATGCCTTTTTAAAAGAATTAAAAGAACTTTCCTGCCAGCAGGTATGCCAGATTTCCAGAAAGGTCCTGGCAGATCTGGCAAATGAAAAATTAGAAAATCAATTAATAGACAGTTTTTTACAACAATTAGAAGCTGCAAAAGACAATAATGGACAGGGATTTAAGTTATCTGATTTAGACGCAAAACAAGTAATAGAAATAAATACCGCCTTTCAATTGCAGAAAAAAGAAAAAGAAAAGATTACCGATAAATTAAAAAGGCTTCTTCAGGATGAAATAGATATTAGTTTTAAAGAATCTGAAGACCTTATCTGTGGAATTGAATTAAGGGCAAAAGGGAAAAAGATTTCCTGGAGTATAGAAAGTTATCTCAATTCCCTGGAAAAGAACTTACAAAAATTATTTGAAGAAGTTGAGAATCAACAGAATATCGACAACAAAGAAGAAGATAGCACAGAAGAAAAAGAAGAAGAATAAGTTCTCTTGGAGATAGATTTGATGAAAGAATTAATTCAAAATATGCCTCTACAGGATCATATAAAAGAAACTTTTTCCAGAATGAAAAAGGTTATAAAAAAGCAGGAAGCATCCTTTGATTTCCAGGAAATTGGAATCATTACTTCAGTTGGTAAAAATATTGTAAAGGTAAATGGCCTTCCCAATGTGAAATCAGGGGAGATTGTCCGTTTTAAAAAAGGACAATTGGGAATGGTCTTTAACCTTAATGCTGATAGTGTGGACATTATACTTTTAGATGAAGCAACATCTATTGGCTCGACTGATGAGGTAGAACGAACCGATAGGGTTATGAGTGTCCCGGTTGGTGAAATTCTCCTTGGTCGTATTATAGATTCTGTAGGCAGACCTCTTGATGAAAAAGGGGCTATCAGGTCAACAGAGTATGCACCAATTGAACAGGATGCTGCCCCCATTATGGATAGGGATCCTGTAAATACCCCTTTGCAAACCGGACTATTGGTAGTTGATTCTTTAATTCCGGTTGGCAGAGGTCAAAGAGAATTGATTTTAGGCGACCGTCAGACAGGCAAAACAGCCATTGCCATTGATACTATTTTAAATCAGAATAAT
This region of Atribacterota bacterium genomic DNA includes:
- a CDS encoding F0F1 ATP synthase subunit delta, whose translation is MIIDMFTVIAQIFNFLILVILLKKFLFNQIIGIIDEREEQIKQQIDSAEKQQKEAEEEIKKQRKIREKMEENWDNDLAQMKKELQAKREKMMEEARQAVNEEEKDWKNSILKQRNAFLKELKELSCQQVCQISRKVLADLANEKLENQLIDSFLQQLEAAKDNNGQGFKLSDLDAKQVIEINTAFQLQKKEKEKITDKLKRLLQDEIDISFKESEDLICGIELRAKGKKISWSIESYLNSLEKNLQKLFEEVENQQNIDNKEEDSTEEKEEE